The Halobacterium sp. CBA1132 genome has a segment encoding these proteins:
- a CDS encoding 50S ribosomal protein L39e, giving the protein MGKKSKAQKKRLAKLERQNSRVPAWVMMKTNRDVQRNPKRRNWRRNNTDE; this is encoded by the coding sequence ATGGGCAAGAAATCGAAGGCGCAGAAGAAGCGACTGGCGAAACTCGAACGCCAGAACAGCCGCGTGCCCGCGTGGGTCATGATGAAGACGAACCGGGACGTCCAGCGCAACCCGAAGCGCCGCAACTGGCGGCGTAACAACACCGACGAATAA
- a CDS encoding 50S ribosomal protein L31e, whose amino-acid sequence MSASDFEERIVTVPLRDVTKVPQHEQAGQAMTIIREHLAKHFAVEEDEVRLDPSINEAIWSEGQKNPPRKVRVHAARFVEDGETVVEAEYEE is encoded by the coding sequence ATGTCCGCCAGCGACTTCGAGGAGCGCATCGTCACCGTCCCGCTGCGCGACGTGACGAAGGTGCCCCAACACGAGCAGGCCGGACAGGCGATGACCATCATCCGCGAACACCTCGCGAAGCACTTCGCCGTCGAGGAGGACGAGGTCCGTCTGGACCCCTCCATCAACGAGGCCATCTGGTCGGAAGGCCAGAAGAACCCGCCGCGGAAGGTCCGCGTGCACGCCGCGCGCTTCGTCGAGGACGGCGAGACCGTCGTCGAAGCCGAATACGAAGAGTAA